One Asterias rubens chromosome 8, eAstRub1.3, whole genome shotgun sequence genomic window, caaatgtatgtACAAGGAAACCCATGAAATTCCCCTTTTAAAAAATGGTGCCCGTCAGTCTTATTATTAGCTTGCAAAACACCCTCATCCAGCAGTTGTAAACAAACCCATACTATTCAAAGGAAGAAAGGTATATGTTTGTCTCTCACACAATTACACAATAATTACCAATCATCACTTACAAGTCATACAATAAATAACATTCATGTTTCATAAGAGTGTACACTAACTGGCAAGTAGTGgtgataaaatataaaaaattaacctACAATTGGAGCTCTGTATCAGATCCAAGTCTATAATCATTTTTATAATCgtataaagaaacaataaacaaaGGGAACTAACCAGGTATATTATTTCAAATAGTTTTAGGTTGCAAGGAAACAAATCTTACTAGAGcaggaagtgtcgtggccgagcggttaagagcaccgaaatcaaactctggtgtttctgatcagctgagtgtgggttcgaatccccagccatgacatttgtgtccttaagcaagacactaagccgttggtcccatgtgttgtgtaacgcttgtaaaagaacccagtgcatgcacttagcgaaaagagaaggggtcggccccggtgttcctggctgtggctgctgtatgccccgtagcatcttgtaaaccattacatggtgtaaggattaggtctcaaaatcttcGTCCCCCTCGATCcccttgcagtaaaaaaaaataaccagtgctttgtatcctttggaaaaaggcgtgttaaaaaaacatttattataattattgatattattaattttaacctGCAAGTATAGACTTGACAACCTGAGTCATCTACAGGCATAATATTCGGTCCCTAGGAACATACTTTGGCTGACCTAAATAATAATTtaggaggctaatcatccttactcgcagctaagagctgcgAAGGGCGCGACTCCAACAAGTTCaggaagcaggcatgcaagggcgccctTTGACTTGCCCTTTTTGGGTTCTAACAaagattaattgaattgaattgaaatgaatttaattgaaaaccACGGAGCACTGCCAGAGATCGAaggtgtttgatttttcccgagggagggaAAACGGATGGTCTGGAGAACCCtggtggcacagcagagaaccaacgcacaactcaactcacatacaGCCCTGGTggggtatcgaaccagggtcaccttgggtgagaggcgagtgctttacgcacaagccgaCCAGGCCAACCAAATGAATGCAAACATCTGAAAACGGACTAAAGTGGGAAGAGCATCATACATGCATCTAGCCAtcatgttggcagtctccctattttgtcatttcataatgtaagtaggatttcaaactttgcatggtggaaaaacgataTTTCGTTAttgcgttaccgcaaacctttctatttcATAAATGTTCATAGATCCAGACAGATTTGCATaacattggtaagattgaacaaataaaagttcataGACTTAGACTTACAAAGATAGTCATGGTAGAACAATTCCCTTGATACTTGTTTGCCTAAAATGTGACAGCTCgagctgcccccccccctcccccacccaccccaacctctGATCAAGTAACTGCATGAACCGGTACCTGACTACCTAAGTATCTTCAAGACGATTGTGACAATTGCATAGAAAAGTGTATCAATGCAGTGTTTCAACTACAATAATCACATAAAAAGAACTGGTCTTCGTACTAGtgaatgggtgcgttcgattagcttccctgggtcgacctcggtctgcccccggtatgttcgaatagctttgacgtcattccaggggctcacccgggtcagccccaggtgagcaccgcagggtcgacccagtgaagctaatcgaacgcacccagtatctTTGTTCGAGGGTGCCAGTCGCTAGCCATATAACCGTTAGTTATCATGTAGCCAGACGTctcacccaagtttatgatacaacctgggaagcggcagccaggggatcagtTTAAGGGGGTGCAACTTTTTCATATAAAtatccattcaattcaatttccaaagtggtttattacttaattttaaacaaaagtggGAAAACCCAGTCACAATCTGCGTACCTCTGTACGAGACATTTTATCCCTTGTACATCTACACAATAACAATTAATATTTCTCTGATTTGTGAAAGTGTACTATGATTACATAAAAACTATAAAATTTAAGACAAATTCTAATAAATAACAGTACTCAAGTTTGTTTCTATATACATGAGAAAAATACATTATGTTTTGTCTTCAAATACAAAAATGTCCATGTGGTGAAAAAGAAAATTTTTCCCAATTTAACGGAACACTAAATACAATATCTGTACAAACTTACAgaatcaaaatgtttactttttatttatttaaagacactggatattattggtaattgctcataatagttgttagcatacaaacttagtTGTAAgcaatcaatggagagatgttgatggtataaaacattgtgagaaacggctccctctgaagtactgtcattttcgagaaagaagttattttcactaaaatatttgaatttgacttcaagacctcagaaattgattttgaggtctcgaaaccaagcatctgaaagcacacaacttcgtgtgacaagggtgttttttcttccattattaccttagcaacttcgacgaccaatcgagttcaaattttcacagatttgttgctttatgttgagatacaccaagtgagaagactggtttatgacaattaccaaaggtgtccagtgagtTAAATGGTATAAGAAGTCTGCAATACAACTAATCCCATCAATTGCTGTTTTTCCTCTGGAATACGGGCGCAAGAACTCAAAATGCAAAGATCAAActttaaaaaggtcaaaggtcaaatttgagaatcaaagtttcaaatttcaagTCAACAATTTCACTGACCAGACAGAAACTGAATCTATTCTTGAGGCAAAGTGCAAACAATAACGATTGCTCGTATGTTTATAAATGAGTGATGCTTTCTGCTTTGCATGCAGTGGATAAGAACAAAACGACGTACACTGGGTACaccaccggacccaagctctggtctTATCAGCAGCtgaatgtgggttcaaatcccagtcatcaaacttgtgcccttgagcaaggcacttattAACCATAATTGCTCTGTCAAAAGTTGGGATGCTACGTCCTTGgtgactgtgaaaggggtagcCTTGTTTCAGCCCCCGGAgcaggtggcaacgtgcccttGGTGTCATTTGATTAGGGTGGCAGCCCTCACCTTGGAGTGGCCGTCCTGCCTCGTGAAGTCAGGcattttttcataaaatgacTTAAAGTGTGTTTTATAAATACGAGTAGTATTATGACAAGAAAATGGTGATCTACATACATTACCACCACATTTATAAGGATTTTGAAAATAGGGACCTAAACAAAGCTGGTCCCATCAGAGGAAGACTCAATATCATACATTTTTCTTAGTTTCTAAAAGAATTCGCAAGAAAAGTACCAATTTCACATCTAACTGCTTTCACTTTTGCATTCCATCGACACATCATGTATCGACAGCCCGTCTTGATTCAAGCCAAACCTCTGCGACCTTTCCCCGTCCTTGGTGGTCTCATTGTTATGCAAACTGGCCATGGAGAATGTCGCCGAGGTATTCCCGGAAAAGTCCGACAGGTGTCCCGGGAGCGTGACATAGCTGTAGTGAGGTTGCAGCGACGGGGAGTGTACAAGGATCGGGTAAACGATCACCCCCTCAGGTAGCCCTGATACGTTACTCGTTGGGGGCGACTGTGTCAGACCTGGGATGATCGGGATGGGGGAGGGCGAGGGCTTCGACGGTGAGATGCGTGGGCTGGGCCTGGCTGGCGGTGGGGATGTCGTGGATGGCTTCTGCGATATGTAATGATTAAGGTGGTCACGGTTGGCGTAATGCCCAAACGTCTTGACGTGCTTCCGTAGGGAGCTGGGGTCTGTGTAACGCTTATCGCAGCCGGCGACTTTACAGAAGTAGGGCTTCTCCTCTAGGTGGGTGCGTGTGTGCTTGAAGCGATCACTGGAGTTCGAGTACCGCTTGTTACAGCCGGCAACGGGACACACATACGGCCTTTCACCTGAAAAGATGAATGCAGGATATTTACACAATTTCAACTTGAATTCCTTCACATGCAAGTAAATATTATTGAATCCATTaacaaaatctactccgcggtagtacaacacagttctctaaagaacaaaatctacctggcaagtagaaacacacatggtgttaccgcaaaccaaatatatattgatacctcaccatgcaatgcctcaaatcccataaaccTACAGTATAAAGTAGAAACTAATTTAAGGGTGTTATAAACTACCAGGCAtaatacttcatggaggcaacgaaaggcggttgcctccatgcactcaagtcattgccttggtgcccttgaaatgctacagtagaaatttacaatttcctcatagggtgccctttaccaagagaaaatgccttggtgcccttgccctttcaaaaatgaatcaTACAGGCCTGAACTTCATACCATTCTTAATGCAACATACTACAAAATATTGTGGCTGATATTAATGTGGCTTGTTTTAAAAGGATTGAAGGAAGTTTGGGTTACTGTGGAAACTAAAAagataacatacatgtagtattagGTAATAACCCAATGTTACACAGGTTAAACACCATAATATCAGAAGTTGGTGAGCACCTCAAgatctcaaaaaaataattaatccAAAACAATACTTACAGAAGAAGAAAtaaactgacataaaaaaacaaaccagattccattaaaaaaaaatatataaaaaactgTACCAGGATCAAAACTATCAGTAACCCGCACAAAGAGATTcacaaataatatttcaaatacaaataaatgaaacaaattaaataaacattgcaaatcaaaagttgataaaaaaacagcaaaCTTCACAAAGTATCAGATTTTGTCTTCCATAgagctgtgtacaaaatagtgcctgcaggaagtccatgcTTGGTGGGTCTTTTGcaaaacatgtgatgtcacaggtcacaacATCTTTTATGAAATGGCATTCCACCTCGCCCCCTTCAGAGCTACCCACACCCCAAATGAGCACACAAAAGACCCAAGGTTATTTCATTTATCAACTTTTACATCAATGCTTCATTTTCAGGGACAAAAGGTCTCTTGCTCTACAGCAGAAATTATTGAAGTCAGGCTTCAGAAAAGGCAGAGTAGATTCATTTGTTAAAAGCATTGCTTGCTCCAACAAAACTTAAAAGCACTGCATTAAACAAATCTGTTTTATAACGgaatcaaatttttaaaggaGTAATAcatgattgaaaaaaaacattgggaaaACTTGTTTAGTTTAAAatacctctttttaaaaacttaatacCAGTGCCAATGGGAGAATTTCGAGGCGCTGGCGGGGCCAGacataatagtttttttttgacaaCTCCGAGCATGCGCACACATGCAGAGTATTGCGCACGAAGGTCTGAGAATGCGCTATACGGGCGAAAgctgtgaaaaaggaccgtccaaaccgtcctggacccaatttcatagagctgcttcagcagaaaaaaatacttaataACGAGGTTACATTTCAGAAGCTTAACAACCTACCTGTATGTGATCTGTTGTGTATCTTGAGGTTTTCTAACCTGGAGAAGGACTTGTGACATATTGGACACTGATGTGGTTTTTCGTTTGTATGCGTTCTGACATGGATCAACATCTTATACCTAGAAAAACAATCAGGgtcaacaaatatttcaaaaaatgcAAATGCCCGTAATTTTATTTAAGAAAGCTTATGAAGTTCATAAGAGAAATATTTCCTTCTGgaatgaagtcatattcaagaCAGCTGTATCTGAGCAACTTTAAAATAAGCACAGCAGTAATCCCTGTAACTAATATGTGTAGTGTGATTTTTTAGTGagacaggttagttttattgtacacatccacatttatataataataataataatataggatttgaggcattgcatggtgagtatctacttgccaggtagagttgttcttagggaactgtcttgctttattctactccCGCGGAGTAGACAAagggaggttcgggagacttctcagttctcaaaagaactgtcctatTTTAACCTGCTTTAAActgtctcctgatgatgactagagcaagctagtcgaaacattgagaccaattcagaactgactccgcggcagtacagttaattacgatcctataagctaaagtagtagtccagtctaatttctataccatccgccctggtaatagttaaaagcaagacagttcttttcagaactgagaagtctcccgaacctccgtttatctactccgcggcagtagaataaagcaagacagatctcagagaacaaactctacctggcaagtagatacacacatggtgttaccgcaaaccaaatatacaataataataataataataataaatttataacGCGCACATATCTGTCTCAATAGAGACACCCAAGGTACACAAAAAAGGGTTAAAACGATCGCTCAGTCCCAAAAACCAAAGTCATATTTTGCAAAACCAAaagtaaactttgcctttagagggttttgataccttttgcagATCAAGGTTTTGGCCATCaaatgaatccctactcaatgTGAATGAACATGTAATATTGTTTAGTTTCAGCCTCATTTGTCGtcaagttttttagaaaaaagtgaaaatcccaaagcaatgttttcaggagagtcacgtaaatccattgtacatgctaaaataatttaatctcactgagacaaaagttgtgtttttcatgaatttttgtttactcatttctcaaaaactacagtacctcatcaagtagtattttaagggaagctttataccaccattatctttaaaccgtgtcaGTTACTGTAAATCTGTcgaactttgtgttttgtgtcgtacaaaaagtacccaaacccttgaaAGGGAAGGTAagcgtttggtaattgtcaaagaccactattctcgtttggtgtatccaaacatacatgtaagcataaagtacaagcctgtgaaaatttgagcaaaatttgtcatcgaagttgcgagaaaatgatgacagaaaaaacaccatcgTTGGACggatttgtatgctttcagataggaataaaagagttCTGGctacaagtcttttattatttgagtgataaattacctctttctctatgAAAAGgatccatttctcacaatgtttttgactatcaacagctctccaatgctcgttaccaagtaagttttcaaattaatatttgttttgagtagttaccaaacgtataccttccgtTTAAGGATGTACTAACCTTGCATTGAAGCCTTTTCCTTTCCGACTACACCCTTCCCATTTGCAGCAGTACTCTCCTTCCACCAGAAGCACATGCCTCTCATTGACATGATTCACTAGATCCTCCATCTCAACAAACTTCTGTCCGCACGTGTTCCACTTGCAGGAGTGGCGGGCGAGGTGGGTCTCGTTTGGGCGTAGGTTGCTCTCTAGGGGTACCGTGACGGCGTTGAAGGGGTGTGGGTTGTCCCGGTCATCTACGGGGAATATGGAGCTGTACTGCGACTGTTGCGATGCCGAGGAGTTGTTGATGTGGTGCGTGGAGGTATTAAACTGTGTTGGTTTTTAAATTGGGAGAAAATCAAAAAGGCTTGCATgaacttaaaatttcaaaagatCTCACAGTTTAGATCTCAGGCCTGTAAGTTCAGCTTTGAGAGAGGGCAAGGcgccgttttcattttgcaaagagcagtttccatttgaaaaatgtttgtaaCAAACCATTTGACAGACAATGGAAACTCTCTATAACCAAGctgtaacttgtgactaagcaagtcattgttgtaactggtgccccaactattttttgcttagcatagaaatttgctaagcagtattttctgctgaacaacttaatgacattgggcccaggtatcGGGGGAAGGAAATAAGGGGAAGAGAAGCTTACTTGAGCGATGGCATTATTAACGGAATCCCCGCTGCTGTTGGGCACACCATGGCTGCTGCTGATGCTAGCTCCGAGGAGAGAGTGAGTGTCCAGCACCAGGGAGCCATCGATTGAGAGATCCAGAGGTTTGGTCGTCATTGTCCTGGTCCCAGTCAGTAGGGCACTGGCGTCGTTTACGTTCAGATGAACGTTGATCAGATCCCTGATGGTTGACGAAGATGCTgcagataaataaaaaataaaaaattaataatattaaaaatggaAACTTTTAAAGTGTTGGTATCCACCACAAGCGGCACTCATGGCACTGCtgtaataaaactaaaaaaacaacgAGCAAATGACAGTAGCATCACATTATTAGAAAGTAGGGTTCAAAAAATGCTTCTGTGTGCATGCTGATAGGAACAACTTTTAATTGAACTCCAGAGCAACATGCAAGAACTCAAGAAAGGTCTGTCATTTTCGAcgccaaaaccaaaaccaaaacctcAAATGGGCTATTCTTCTTTCTGATCGCAACCATGTTCTCCCAATGCCAGGCCTGGGAggtcacagaggccatggcttccaatgccctggtcttggccttggttccCCTTCAAGAgtctcccatagactttaagattttccaatggaagtgcccttttccaaatgaaaatggccttgccctctcagagATGAAATTCGAGGCCTGCAAATGCGGTTACAAATTTGCCTGATAAGGGTAAAACATTTCTCAACAACATCTGCCTTTACAGAATAATCACAGTTTGTGAGATACCAGGAAAAAATGTTTACTCTTTCACAAAATGTGGTGACCTGGTGCGACAATGTTTCAGAAAATCCGCTGGCTCCACCTCAGGAAAAAAACGGTGTGGCGTTTAAATATAGCAGAGACAATCTTGCACCAACATCACACCAACGTGACCACACAGACAGTCAAATGGTGTCAATAACTAAACCATAATAACATATTTAGATTTCATCAAACAGATCGATGCACAGAGACTTGCGTGTAGAGAGGAGGTGAAGGTTCTTTTTGCAACAACCAATCCCAAGGCTGGTCGTGACCCAACAAAAAATTGGGTATTACAAAAGGAGCGCTTTGAACAGTTCACTACTACGCTTCAACGATTTCTTTCCTATTGATATTTCTTACCTCCTGGCaccacatcccccccccccccccgtttttgATGCATGGTAGTTGAAGGGGTGTTCCTTGTGTACCGATCCCCCTGGAAAAGTTTGCCAGCGGGGGCAGTCAACGAGGTCTCCTGTATACCcaactttttaaagggaaatgGTACGCTCTTCGTTTTGTCTACAAACCCCACCTTATCTTGTTGGGCCACcgcaaaataaatgtttctttttgtttgcttcTCTTCTTTTTGAGGCCCATCCTGCAAGCAATGAATATTAATTGCGCGTACAGCTATTATACACCCTCTTAATTTTTTGAAAgccttctttttttatataggatttgaggcattgcatggtgaggtatcaatgtatttgaaagccttctttttttatataggatttgaggcattgcatggtgaggtatcaatgtatatttggtttgacgATGATTAGatcaagctagtcgaaacgttgagaccaattcagaattgactccacggcagtacagttaattatcctataagctaaagtagtagtccagtctaatttctataccatccgccctggtaatagttaaaagcaggacagttcttttcagaactgagaagtctcccgaaccttcttttttatgttgtattttttttttttttttttcatgctcAAGATTTTAAAACAATCCCAGCCCTATCTCGTTGGGACCCCCACTGTCGGTCCCCGTTCAATTCAATGGTGGTTCTCATTGGACAGTCTACACTGCAGCTGGGGTTACCAAGATTGATTGGGGAGCGAGGAAAGGGGAGGGTATGTTTAGTTTCAATTGTGTCTTGACTTGATAAATATTTTAGATCGGGAGGATCTGTGTGGTCTTCATAAGGTCATCATAGAGCTGTATGAACAGGggatgccttggtgtccttgccctttcttAAAACAAAGCATAGGCCTGGTGACCAActgaacaaattttgtattataaaaGCAGTGCTTTTAACAGTGCACTACTACACTTCAACGATTGTATTTATGGTATTGGTATTTTTTACCTCCCGGCCACACCACCTGCTTTTTCCGGATGGTATTTGAAGGGACTCCAGCCCaattcataaaaccttttcaaTTGAACTTGTAGTTTATTAAGGTCCAGactaatttattattttttgctgtGAACAATCACTGAACAGCTTTTAGAAATGTACAATGAAAGACTACAACAAAATGAATACTTTTGTCTCATTCTACAATGCGTCTCTTACCAGGTGCATCTTTTTGGCCCATTAGAGTGGAATTGCCCATATGTACAACAGTCATTGATGTTTtgagttttggggttttttttctgtttgtttgtttgttagtttattggggcgtttacttgtttgttaggttttttttcttttttttttttcttttttttttttttgtcggggcgtttgtttgtttgtttgtttgtttaacttcCATTCATATAACAACAAATGTACTAAACTTTTGAttacatttacaaataaataaataaagttataaAAACTAGTACAAATGGGGGTTGCAACCAGTACTAGAGCATTCAAGCTGTTGTAGAATGCTGCACTGGGTTTTTAGAAACAAACATGGTTTAATGTAAAACATGCACTGCGAATCACACAAACTTGTTATCAATGAGATGTCACACAAAAACACATTCAAGGCTGTCTATTTTAAAAATAGACAGCCTTGAATGTGTTTTTGGGTTAAAAATTTTTTAACCCAAAATTCAAATTCTCTCTTTATTTTGTCacagtttttgttcttttgataaATGCAGGGGGGGCAAATAAAAGTTCGGGTTTTTGGTTTAAACTATTTTTGGAACTTTGATCAATGAGCTGTCACAAACACAGTCAAGGATGTCTATTTTTAACCCAAAATTATTCCCTCTCATTCTCTCTTTGTATCAGTTGTTCTTTTGATAAAATGCAGGGGGCAAACTGAAAATTTAGAAACTATTTTTTAGCTTATTGAAAGGGAAAGTCTGTCTACCCTTTTGTTATCAAATTGTTTGGCCATAACAACAGCTTGCGGCAGATTGTATAATCACTGAAGTGTGAAAAAGTGCCTGCAAAAGGCCCCATTTTATACAAACTCCGTTGTCTCCTTGAAGACGTTGTTTTACAGCAAAATAAGTAATATAAAAGTTCTAACATATTGAATTTCCTTTCATATAATCAAAAAATCATTGATATCATTCAATAAATGTCAAAGTTATTTGTCCTTCTTTTGTTATTGTGATCTGTAATCACAAACAATTTCCTGTACACATGGCGCTCGGTAGGTGTTTGACATTTTGGTTCGTTCAACTCTAACTTGAAGAGATTTCATACACCCTATATTTGTATGTTACCACAGTTGTATATAGATTCAATCTTTTTCTTTCTACTGGTGGTAAGCTTGGGTATGCAAAGtaaacattgaaaaaacaacAGCTTTATCACAAATGACCTCCAAATGAGGAAGTAAtcacatttcaaaaaaaaaaaaatgaatatacAATTTTTCAACAAAGAACCCTTTTACAAAAAGAATTCCTCTGTTATAATCCAAAAATGTGATATTAGACTGTCCATAAACATTCATTGCCTTTTCATACAATGCTTACCATTAGGCTACATTATGGTTTAAAAAATGGTTCTTTTAAACTGCTGTGGGTGGAACAAAGCGGTTTGTCACTGTCAACTCAACACTGGCTCTATTTACATGCAGCACCCAGTGAGGGGTTGGGCcccatgacctttgacaccaTGGCCTGAGGGTAAGGTGGGCTTTCTTGACCTCTGACCTGAAGGAGGTTGTCAACCTGACTACACAGCGCATCAAACTGATTGATCATAATAGGCAAGGAATTGGCATCTTGCACTCTCAAGTCCTCCATTTCCAAAATCATGTTTTAAAATGGGGTCTTAAAGAGGGTATAAAATGAAAGTGAACTTCTCcgttaaaaatcaaatcatgaaGGGTGAGGCAACTAGCcacagctgaaactttcacatgagACCTATAGGCCTATTGTATGTTACTTGAAATTTTTTTCACCAATAAATTagcattatgttgacaaaacCTAATCTATGACTTGGACCCTACCTTTAGAATAGGTTAGGAGGGATACCAGGCAGTTTGAGAATATCATataaccaggggccaatttcatacagctgcttaagcaaaaaaaatgcttgaaagcacgaaaatagctcgcatattttacacatgttactggccaaaatgtcatgccacatacattgcttgtgactggtatttagctgttgtttacttagcataacaattgagt contains:
- the LOC117294058 gene encoding zinc finger protein GLIS2-like isoform X1; protein product: MTAPTALNTPATSSSSSTIRDLINVHLNVNDASALLTGTRTMTTKPLDLSIDGSLVLDTHSLLGASISSSHGVPNSSGDSVNNAIAQFNTSTHHINNSSASQQSQYSSIFPVDDRDNPHPFNAVTVPLESNLRPNETHLARHSCKWNTCGQKFVEMEDLVNHVNERHVLLVEGEYCCKWEGCSRKGKGFNARYKMLIHVRTHTNEKPHQCPICHKSFSRLENLKIHNRSHTGERPYVCPVAGCNKRYSNSSDRFKHTRTHLEEKPYFCKVAGCDKRYTDPSSLRKHVKTFGHYANRDHLNHYISQKPSTTSPPPARPSPRISPSKPSPSPIPIIPGLTQSPPTSNVSGLPEGVIVYPILVHSPSLQPHYSYVTLPGHLSDFSGNTSATFSMASLHNNETTKDGERSQRFGLNQDGLSIHDVSMECKSESS
- the LOC117294058 gene encoding zinc finger protein GLIS2-like isoform X2; this encodes MTTKPLDLSIDGSLVLDTHSLLGASISSSHGVPNSSGDSVNNAIAQFNTSTHHINNSSASQQSQYSSIFPVDDRDNPHPFNAVTVPLESNLRPNETHLARHSCKWNTCGQKFVEMEDLVNHVNERHVLLVEGEYCCKWEGCSRKGKGFNARYKMLIHVRTHTNEKPHQCPICHKSFSRLENLKIHNRSHTGERPYVCPVAGCNKRYSNSSDRFKHTRTHLEEKPYFCKVAGCDKRYTDPSSLRKHVKTFGHYANRDHLNHYISQKPSTTSPPPARPSPRISPSKPSPSPIPIIPGLTQSPPTSNVSGLPEGVIVYPILVHSPSLQPHYSYVTLPGHLSDFSGNTSATFSMASLHNNETTKDGERSQRFGLNQDGLSIHDVSMECKSESS